Below is a genomic region from Roseovarius arcticus.
GGATGTTGGCTTCGAGCAGCGTCGTACCGTAACGAAGATAAAGATCACGAATAAGTTGCCCGGGAATAGCTGTCAGGGCGTATTCGTAATCTGCGTCAGGGTCAGGGACGTGGACACAGGGCAGCGGTCGACCTAGCGACTGAACGAAACTGACTGCAAGTTCATCCCTTGGTTTTCCTTCGGTGTGTCGAAACAGCCGCTCGATGTCCATCGCCTCGACGGCCACCATCTTCTGATGAACCTCCTTGTTCGAGAACCGCTTGGTCTTGGTTCGCCCGTCTGTGATCACGAACACCCGAAGTCGATCGATTTCGTTCCATCGGGAACGGATGGTTGCAACGAGGTCCCTGACAGGGTGGGTAGGATCAATCTTCGTGTCGAGCTGGCCGCTTGCAGCGCGAAAGAGAAAACGCACGCCTTCACTGGCGGTTCCAGTGGCATCTGAGTCGCGGAGATCGTTCAATTCGTTAGTCCCGAAATAGTGGGTCACGAACAGGTCGAGCGCCGTTTCATCTGAGCTGAGGGCATAACCGGTGATGCGCAGTCTGGCGTTGCCGACCTTGCCGTTCCAATGGCAAACGGTCGGCGCGTCGCAGATCCCGGTTTCCGCCACATGCTCCATCACCATTTCGGCAAAGACGAGTTCCTCCGAAGGAAAGGGGCCCTCACCATCCGCCACGCGTTCGGCGATGATCGTCTGCAGGTCAGATCGGAAATTGTGGTGAAATTCTTCAAGGCTCATGTCATTCTAGTCCAAATTCGTTGATAAGATCGGTAATGCCGACGGAGGCGACTTCCAGAGCATCGAGATCGAGCACATATGCAGCTGAACGGATGGCGACTGGCAGGGCAGCACGCGTGAGGCGCGGCATGTCACCTTCCGAGCGAAATCCCCTCGTATCCTTCAATGTCAGCGTTCGGCCATAGAGCGGCGCATGCTCGTCGAGGTACCCCATCACCATCAGCAAGGCTTCGAAGCCGCGTTGCACTCCAGCATGCTTAAATCTCTCGCGGAGTTCGGAGACAAAATCGACGAGCGAAAAACCGTCCGTGTTTTCTTCAAATCGAAACCCACAAAGAAAAATGGGCGCCCGATTACCATCCAGCTGCTCTATGCTATTGATCCGGGCAAGGAAGCTGCCGGTCCGAACCGTGCTCTTCACTTCGATCGCACCGCCGCGTACGTGAAAATCCTGCGCCGCCCTCAATGGTCCCTGCCAGCAGTCGAGAGCACCGGCTCCCAAGGAGGTGTCCGCGAGCAATCTGAGCATCCATAATTCGCCGAGAAGGCCGATCTGTGCATCGGGTGAGAGAGGCCGGTGCGTTCGCGCCATGAACGCCTGCCACTCCCGGACCCGTTCAAGGAAGGCCTCTATCATATCACGATTGGGCGTGCCGGCTGCGGCTTCCAGTGTTCGCAAGACATCGATGACCATGATTGCGAAGATGTCCGGCGACCCTTCCGGCCGTCTCATCAAGGCGATGGCCGTCTTTCCAGCAACGACAGTCTGACCCTCGATAATGGCGACATCGAATCCCTTGCCTTCAGGCAGCCGTGCCGGGTTCACTGACCACGAGCTGGGAAAGGAGACAATCAACGCTTCTCGTCCAAGGGGAAAGTGGCAGCCTGCCTCAACCGAGACAGCGCCCATCCCGGTGAGGTGAACAAAGCGCCAGTCTTCACTGGCTTCCTGGCGGGCGAGCGCTCTCCATGCCCGTGCAAGCCCCTCTTCACTCCACCCAGTCATTGAGGCCTCCCCAGAGAACGCTGTTGGCGATGTACCTCGAGTTAGAGACCCTTCTCTCGGAAGTGCTCGATGGGAAACTGATTGCCCAGGCTACTACGGGGTGGGCATCTGCGAGTTCTGGCACCTCAGCACCGGCAGGATCGAGCAGGTAGAGCATCAGCAGGCCGCGTTCTCGTCGAGCCGGAATACTCGCTTCAACCACGCCGTTTCCGAGAACGTGACGGATCTGCGGACCTCTGGGTTCGGACGGTGGTTCCTTACCTTCGTTCCTATCCGTATCATTGCGCCAGGTTTTTCGGCTGAGTTCGAGGGCGGCCTTCCACTCTGCCTCTGTCAGATCTATGGCTTGATCGCGGGGGGAAATGAGAGTTTTGATAGAGTATCGATCCGCATGCTCAGCTGCTCTGCGGCGATCCAACATTTTGACCGACGCGCTACCAACCGACTTTTCTGTTCCGGGCTGATCTTTTCCGATCAGGGCCACGGTCCAGTTCGTAAGTTCCTGATCTTTGTTCATTTCCTCGATGAAGTCTGCGATCAGTGGGCTCATGATCCGGAAGCTGGCCGCGTGGGTCCTGTACTCACGGAGGAACGAGATCACGCTTAGAGCCGACACATCTCGCCACAGGTGACCGTTCCACTTCTGACCGTCGGGCACGAAGTGTTGGCGGTTTAGGTCCGTCGATGGGCCAAGTGCGCTGATGAAGCGATCCGCGGCATTGAAGTTTGCCGCGATGTCGTCCTTCCGATTCGGAAACACGATGGTCTGCAGCAGATCGCCGGAATAGGTTAGCTGCATCGCGCGCGCGTTCCGCATCTTTGCCCGCGATGTTACAGTTAGCACGGAGTGGGATTTCACGCGCAGGCCGAACTGCTTGGGCGTAGCACTGGCCGCAACCATATTGTCAAACTCTTGGCGTAGCTCTTCGGCTGCATCGGCTATATGACCGAACCACTCCACCATTTCTTGGGATGTATATAGGCGGCAGACATCGAGGTAGCCGTCACGGTAACCGAACCACCGACCCATTTGCATAAGTGTGTCGTACATGCGTGCGGTTCGCAGGAAGTAGCTTGTACAGAGACCCTCTAGCGTCAGACCACGCGCCAGCTTGTCGCCACCGATGGCGATAACCTTCAGGCCGGTGGCGTCATTCTCGGCATAATCAAGAGCGTCCTTCGCCGTGCCGTTGATCTCGCGCACGCGAATGTCCGACAGAACGTCCGGCAGAACGTCACGAATATCTGTCCATGAGAAGTCTTCCAGCGTCTCTCCTTCGACAAGGGCATCTCGGATCCCTCGCATGCCGGGAAGGAAGGCCGCTTCATATTCCTCGCGCATCGATTCTTCGAGGGAAGCGAGTTCGATACCGCGGGTGTATCGGCCTTTCATGTCCCTCACGTAGGAGGCTACCTGATTGAAGACTTCATTCTGCACCGAGGTGAAGCGGGTCACGTGGATGAGCATGGAAGAGTGCTTGGCACCGTCTCCGCGCAGTTTCCGTATGGCACAGGCATAAACGAATGACCGGATCGCTTCCGCGAGCGAGTCCGGCACGCGATCTTCGCCCTTCCAGAGTGGCCGATGCCCATTCTTGTGCGGCTTCATTTCGGGCGACGTTGTCGACTTGCTAGGCATCCAAGGCTGGAATTCATCGTCTGATAATGTGCGCACCAGTGGCAGGTCTTCTGGCATGCTTGAAGCGGATCCGAACACGCGCCCCGGTCCGACGTAGTTCGATGGTGCCGAAAGGTTGGTGATGAATGCCGAGGGGAACAGGTCGGGGCCGTGCTCCTGCGTTTCACCTCGCTCGTGAATGAAGATGTTTGCAAAGGGTGTCGCCGTATAGCCGACGTACGCCTTGCGTGCGAAGTGGTGCAGAATCGCCCGGATGAGCCTGTTGATGGTTTTCGGTTGATGCTCGAGATCTGGATTGCCAAAATCATCCACGACGTCTTCGCCCGTATCCACTGAACCATGATCGGACTCGTCGTCGATCACAAGAATTGGCAAATTGGTGACCAGCTTGCGACCTGTTACGGGATCGATGTGATTGGCGACGCGATTGCGGATCCAGTGTAGCAAGCGCTCCAGGACTGTCTTGTTCTTCTTGACCACGAACAGCCACGGTCGCTGTTCGGGACTGATATTCATTTTG
It encodes:
- a CDS encoding PD-(D/E)XK motif protein, whose translation is MTGWSEEGLARAWRALARQEASEDWRFVHLTGMGAVSVEAGCHFPLGREALIVSFPSSWSVNPARLPEGKGFDVAIIEGQTVVAGKTAIALMRRPEGSPDIFAIMVIDVLRTLEAAAGTPNRDMIEAFLERVREWQAFMARTHRPLSPDAQIGLLGELWMLRLLADTSLGAGALDCWQGPLRAAQDFHVRGGAIEVKSTVRTGSFLARINSIEQLDGNRAPIFLCGFRFEENTDGFSLVDFVSELRERFKHAGVQRGFEALLMVMGYLDEHAPLYGRTLTLKDTRGFRSEGDMPRLTRAALPVAIRSAAYVLDLDALEVASVGITDLINEFGLE
- a CDS encoding Z1 domain-containing protein, with translation MTISNQKAFDSILSMAQNMLRLAAERAQSPVTPEMIEKELTKLAIMMEDDFALVDRDALVDELIRRSSRTVGQNATLSSGENHIPWLDAERKRGWTYWQRYSEYMETRIPWTALDALDVATDEVLSNLEDPIREGAWDRRGLVVGHVQSGKTGNYTGLICKAADAGYKIIIVLAGLHNNLRAQTQIRLDEGFLGFATIADADELPAVGVGLIDNDTSVRPNAATNRSDKGDFNTAVAAKMNISPEQRPWLFVVKKNKTVLERLLHWIRNRVANHIDPVTGRKLVTNLPILVIDDESDHGSVDTGEDVVDDFGNPDLEHQPKTINRLIRAILHHFARKAYVGYTATPFANIFIHERGETQEHGPDLFPSAFITNLSAPSNYVGPGRVFGSASSMPEDLPLVRTLSDDEFQPWMPSKSTTSPEMKPHKNGHRPLWKGEDRVPDSLAEAIRSFVYACAIRKLRGDGAKHSSMLIHVTRFTSVQNEVFNQVASYVRDMKGRYTRGIELASLEESMREEYEAAFLPGMRGIRDALVEGETLEDFSWTDIRDVLPDVLSDIRVREINGTAKDALDYAENDATGLKVIAIGGDKLARGLTLEGLCTSYFLRTARMYDTLMQMGRWFGYRDGYLDVCRLYTSQEMVEWFGHIADAAEELRQEFDNMVAASATPKQFGLRVKSHSVLTVTSRAKMRNARAMQLTYSGDLLQTIVFPNRKDDIAANFNAADRFISALGPSTDLNRQHFVPDGQKWNGHLWRDVSALSVISFLREYRTHAASFRIMSPLIADFIEEMNKDQELTNWTVALIGKDQPGTEKSVGSASVKMLDRRRAAEHADRYSIKTLISPRDQAIDLTEAEWKAALELSRKTWRNDTDRNEGKEPPSEPRGPQIRHVLGNGVVEASIPARRERGLLMLYLLDPAGAEVPELADAHPVVAWAISFPSSTSERRVSNSRYIANSVLWGGLNDWVE